The Myxococcota bacterium genome has a segment encoding these proteins:
- a CDS encoding VOC family protein, whose translation MVRVTDLDASLAFYCDALGLRELHRYDVPAGRFTLVFLAAPGDDDAQVELTHNWDPEAYGGGRNFGHLAYEVDDVYAACERLAAHGVVILRPPRDGRMAFVRSPDAISVELLQKGAPLAPREPWASMPNTGEW comes from the coding sequence ATGGTGCGCGTCACCGATCTCGACGCGTCGCTCGCGTTCTACTGCGACGCGCTCGGCCTGCGCGAGCTGCACCGCTACGACGTTCCCGCCGGCCGCTTCACGCTCGTCTTCCTCGCCGCGCCGGGCGACGACGACGCGCAGGTCGAGCTCACGCACAACTGGGACCCGGAGGCGTACGGCGGCGGGCGCAACTTCGGGCACCTCGCCTACGAGGTCGACGACGTCTACGCGGCGTGCGAGCGGCTCGCCGCGCACGGCGTCGTCATCCTGCGTCCGCCGCGCGACGGCCGCATGGCCTTCGTGCGCTCGCCCGACGCGATCTCGGTCGAGCTGCTGCAGAAGGGCGCGCCGCTCGCGCCGCGCGAGCCGTGGGCCTCGATGCCGAACACGGGCGAGTGGTAG
- a CDS encoding error-prone DNA polymerase, producing the protein MSRPPPPLAPAPGPRAPGRTTARPARPRAEPGDYVELRARSAFSFLEGASNPEELATRAAELGYPALALADRDGVYGAPRFHAATRAAGVRGIVGAELFVDAARTQRVRLLVASREGWRHLGRLTTLAHAAAGDARRAGAAFATWEQVEEHARGLVALVAGDATLEAAMLDRALGVFGRAHLRVDVARPLERTAARDARRAADLAASLGVDVVASGDVRAARAADRPLLDAFTCLRHGTTLEAAGRRLLPNGERHLQPREVVAARFADAPELVRGTRELAERCAFTLEDLGYRFPVFPVPDGHTQASWLRALTFRCARERYGAALAPRVRAQLERELAVIEKLDLAGYFLIVHDIARFARERRMLAQGRGSAANSAVCYALGITAVDPVGMELLFERFLSEERGEWPDIDIDLPSGAQREEVIQYVFAKYGAHGAAMTANVITYRTRMAVREMGKVLGLDGDTTGALSKALASMGFRDGEDPSELRRTLRESGVDPDAPRIAKLLELVARVQGLPRHLGQHSGGIVIAAGRLDEVVPIEPASMPGRRVVQWDKEDCADLGIIKIDLLGLGMLAALEETIPMIRDACGVEIDLAKLPPDDAATYAMIQKADTIGTFQIESRAQMATLPRLRPACFYDLVVEIAIIRPGPIVGQMVHPYLNRRAGREPVTYPHPSLEPILRRTLGVPLFQEQLLRIAMTAAGFSGGEAEELRRAMGFKRSIERMQQIEARLRSGMGARGITGTAQDDIVRHITSFALYGFPESHSASFALIAYASSYLKCHFPAAFLAGLLNAWPMGFYNPATLVKDAQRHGVEVRAIDVARSHWKCTLEGERCTRIGLRHASGLRAGSGLRIERARAERPFDSLGDFVRRAALQRDELDALAELGALASLPGAPTKRRAALWQVAGIERDATSLFAGEAPVARDGAHSASEAEGAIPVPEMDDVEATLADYRLAGLTTGPQIVAHLRPRLRARGVLSAAELRDVPNGRWVRIAGHVIVRQRPGPAQGVCFVTLEDETGTSNAVLMPAEFRRFRAPLHQAPIVEIAGPVQNVDGVIHVRARELSPVALSGDLPGSHDYR; encoded by the coding sequence ATGTCCCGCCCGCCCCCTCCCCTCGCTCCTGCGCCCGGGCCGCGCGCGCCCGGCCGCACCACAGCGCGCCCCGCCCGCCCGCGCGCGGAGCCCGGCGACTACGTCGAGCTGCGCGCGCGCAGCGCGTTCTCCTTCCTCGAGGGTGCCTCGAACCCCGAAGAGCTCGCGACGCGCGCGGCCGAGCTCGGCTATCCGGCGCTCGCGCTCGCCGACCGCGACGGCGTCTACGGCGCGCCGCGCTTCCACGCGGCGACGCGCGCCGCGGGCGTGCGCGGCATCGTCGGTGCCGAGCTGTTCGTCGATGCGGCGCGCACGCAGCGCGTGCGGCTGCTCGTCGCGTCGCGCGAGGGCTGGCGCCACCTCGGCCGCCTCACGACGCTCGCGCACGCGGCGGCCGGCGACGCGCGGCGCGCGGGCGCGGCGTTCGCGACCTGGGAGCAGGTGGAGGAGCACGCGCGCGGGCTCGTCGCGCTCGTCGCCGGCGACGCGACGCTCGAGGCCGCGATGCTCGACCGCGCGCTCGGCGTGTTCGGGCGCGCGCACCTGCGCGTCGACGTCGCGCGGCCGCTCGAGCGCACCGCCGCGCGCGACGCGCGGCGCGCCGCCGACCTCGCGGCCTCGCTCGGCGTCGACGTCGTCGCGTCGGGCGACGTGCGCGCGGCGCGCGCGGCCGACCGTCCGCTGCTCGACGCATTCACGTGCCTGCGACACGGGACGACGCTCGAGGCGGCGGGCCGGCGCCTGCTGCCGAACGGCGAGCGCCACCTGCAGCCGCGCGAGGTCGTCGCGGCGCGCTTCGCCGATGCGCCGGAGCTCGTGCGCGGCACGCGCGAGCTGGCCGAGCGCTGCGCGTTCACGCTCGAGGATCTCGGCTACCGCTTCCCCGTCTTCCCGGTGCCGGACGGGCACACGCAGGCCTCGTGGCTGCGCGCGCTCACGTTCCGCTGTGCGCGCGAGCGCTACGGCGCCGCGCTCGCGCCGCGCGTGCGCGCGCAGCTCGAGCGCGAGCTCGCCGTGATCGAGAAGCTCGACCTCGCCGGCTACTTCCTGATCGTGCACGACATCGCGCGCTTCGCGCGCGAGCGCCGCATGCTGGCGCAGGGGCGCGGCTCGGCCGCGAACAGCGCCGTCTGCTACGCGCTCGGCATCACCGCCGTCGACCCGGTCGGCATGGAGCTGCTGTTCGAGCGCTTCCTGTCGGAGGAGCGCGGCGAGTGGCCCGACATCGACATCGACCTGCCCTCGGGCGCACAGCGCGAAGAGGTGATCCAGTACGTCTTCGCGAAGTACGGCGCGCACGGCGCGGCGATGACGGCGAACGTCATCACCTATCGCACGCGCATGGCCGTGCGCGAGATGGGCAAGGTGCTCGGCCTCGACGGCGACACGACGGGCGCGCTGTCGAAGGCGCTCGCGAGCATGGGCTTCCGCGACGGAGAGGACCCTTCCGAGCTCCGGCGCACGCTGCGCGAGAGCGGCGTCGACCCCGATGCGCCGCGCATCGCGAAGCTGCTCGAGCTCGTCGCGCGCGTGCAGGGGCTGCCGCGCCATCTCGGGCAGCACAGCGGCGGCATCGTGATCGCGGCCGGGCGGCTCGACGAGGTGGTGCCGATCGAGCCCGCCTCGATGCCCGGACGCCGCGTCGTGCAGTGGGACAAGGAGGACTGCGCCGACCTCGGCATCATCAAGATCGACCTGCTCGGGCTCGGCATGCTCGCGGCGCTCGAGGAGACGATCCCGATGATCCGCGACGCGTGCGGCGTCGAGATCGACCTCGCGAAGCTCCCGCCCGACGACGCCGCGACGTACGCGATGATCCAGAAGGCCGACACGATCGGCACGTTCCAGATCGAGAGCCGCGCGCAGATGGCGACGCTGCCGCGCCTTCGGCCCGCCTGCTTCTACGACCTCGTGGTCGAGATCGCGATCATCCGGCCCGGCCCGATCGTCGGGCAGATGGTGCACCCGTACCTGAACCGGCGCGCCGGCCGCGAGCCCGTCACCTATCCGCACCCGTCGCTCGAGCCCATCCTGCGGCGGACGTTGGGCGTCCCGCTGTTCCAGGAGCAGCTCCTGCGCATCGCGATGACGGCGGCCGGCTTCTCGGGCGGCGAGGCCGAGGAGCTGCGGCGCGCGATGGGCTTCAAGCGTTCGATCGAGCGCATGCAGCAGATCGAAGCGCGCCTGCGCAGCGGCATGGGCGCGCGCGGCATCACGGGCACGGCGCAGGACGACATCGTCCGCCACATCACCTCGTTCGCGCTCTACGGCTTCCCCGAGTCGCACTCGGCCTCGTTCGCGCTGATCGCCTACGCCTCGTCCTACTTGAAGTGCCACTTCCCGGCGGCCTTCCTCGCCGGCCTGCTCAACGCCTGGCCGATGGGCTTCTACAACCCGGCGACGCTGGTCAAGGACGCGCAGCGCCACGGCGTCGAGGTGCGCGCGATCGACGTCGCGCGCTCGCACTGGAAGTGCACGCTCGAGGGCGAGCGCTGCACGCGCATCGGGCTTCGCCATGCGAGCGGCCTGCGCGCGGGAAGCGGCCTGCGCATCGAGCGCGCGCGCGCCGAGCGGCCCTTCGACTCACTCGGCGACTTCGTGCGCCGCGCCGCCCTGCAGCGCGACGAGCTCGACGCGCTGGCCGAGCTCGGCGCGCTCGCGAGCCTGCCCGGCGCGCCCACGAAGCGGCGCGCCGCGCTGTGGCAGGTGGCGGGCATCGAGCGCGACGCGACGTCGCTGTTCGCGGGCGAGGCGCCGGTGGCGCGGGACGGCGCGCATAGCGCGAGCGAGGCGGAGGGCGCGATCCCCGTTCCCGAGATGGACGACGTCGAGGCGACGCTCGCCGACTATCGTCTCGCCGGCCTCACGACCGGGCCGCAGATCGTCGCGCACCTGCGACCGCGACTGCGCGCGCGCGGCGTGCTCTCGGCCGCCGAGCTGCGCGACGTGCCGAACGGGCGCTGGGTGCGCATCGCGGGGCACGTGATCGTGCGCCAGCGACCCGGCCCCGCGCAGGGCGTCTGCTTCGTCACGCTCGAGGACGAGACCGGCACCTCGAACGCCGTGCTCATGCCCGCCGAGTTCCGCCGCTTCCGCGCGCCGCTCCACCAGGCGCCGATCGTCGAGATCGCGGGCCCCGTGCAGAACGTCGACGGCGTGATCCACGTGCGCGCGCGCGAGCTCTCGCCGGTCGCACTCTCGGGCGACCTGCCCGGCTCGCACGACTATCGCTAG
- a CDS encoding NAD(P)/FAD-dependent oxidoreductase codes for MASIVVVGGGIAGLACAWRLRHAEHDVEVLEAADAPGGRVRTTLVDGYRLERGPAAFGPLDHNRRVLVHALGLQDALHPIEPGGSAVLRRGVFVPVPTDSVRAFFASPLLSVGARVRAARFALDLVRRRGELDLHHPERAAARERGDAATDLARACGVEARDFLVAPVLEPRLGAPLEACSDAFVQLVLLEELRGGGFEAITGGMGRVVDALRDQVAVRCGARVESVETERGGAVVRYVASGRERRVFADAVVIALPADRAAAVCAKLTPEEHGFLASVGTGRALVVHALLDEPPRGLAHYALHVPSQLGLDLARICVEHHKRDAAPPGAGALRIELDPRAVERLWSRDDDRLGARVLEALERTPIGRVRPRRIVVERVASAGSRFAPGALRRLRAFLERAERTPRLAFAGDFRVGPYTEGSLTSGLRAASEVVRALG; via the coding sequence ATGGCGTCGATCGTCGTCGTGGGCGGCGGCATCGCCGGGCTCGCGTGTGCCTGGCGGCTGCGGCACGCCGAGCACGACGTCGAGGTGCTCGAGGCCGCGGACGCGCCGGGCGGCCGCGTGCGCACGACGCTCGTCGACGGCTACCGCCTCGAGCGCGGGCCGGCGGCGTTCGGCCCGCTCGACCACAACCGCCGCGTGCTCGTGCACGCGCTCGGCCTGCAGGACGCGCTCCATCCGATCGAGCCGGGCGGCAGCGCGGTGCTGCGACGCGGCGTCTTCGTTCCGGTGCCGACCGACTCGGTGCGCGCGTTCTTCGCGTCGCCGCTCCTGTCGGTGGGCGCGCGCGTGCGCGCCGCGCGCTTCGCGCTCGATCTCGTGCGCCGCCGCGGCGAGCTCGACCTCCACCACCCCGAGCGCGCGGCCGCGCGCGAGCGCGGCGACGCCGCCACCGATCTGGCGCGCGCGTGCGGCGTCGAGGCGCGCGACTTCCTGGTCGCGCCCGTGCTCGAGCCGCGCCTCGGCGCGCCGCTCGAGGCGTGCTCCGATGCGTTCGTGCAGCTCGTGCTGCTCGAGGAGCTGCGCGGCGGCGGCTTCGAGGCGATCACCGGCGGCATGGGGCGCGTCGTCGACGCGCTGCGCGACCAGGTCGCGGTGCGCTGCGGCGCGCGCGTCGAGAGCGTGGAGACGGAGCGCGGCGGCGCGGTCGTTCGCTATGTCGCGAGCGGGCGCGAGCGGCGCGTGTTCGCGGACGCCGTCGTGATCGCGCTGCCCGCCGATCGCGCCGCCGCCGTCTGCGCGAAGCTCACGCCCGAGGAGCACGGCTTCCTCGCGAGCGTCGGGACCGGGCGCGCGCTCGTCGTGCACGCGCTGCTCGACGAGCCACCGCGCGGGCTCGCGCACTACGCGCTCCACGTCCCGTCGCAGCTCGGCCTCGACCTCGCGCGCATCTGCGTCGAGCACCACAAGCGCGACGCCGCGCCGCCGGGCGCGGGCGCGCTGCGCATCGAGCTCGACCCGCGCGCCGTGGAGCGCCTGTGGAGCCGCGACGACGATCGGCTCGGGGCGCGCGTGCTCGAGGCGCTCGAGCGCACGCCGATCGGCCGGGTGCGGCCGCGGCGCATCGTCGTCGAGCGCGTGGCGTCGGCGGGCTCGCGCTTCGCGCCCGGCGCGCTGCGGCGGCTGCGCGCCTTCCTCGAGCGCGCGGAGCGCACGCCGCGGCTCGCCTTCGCCGGGGACTTCCGCGTCGGCCCGTATACTGAGGGCTCCCTGACGAGCGGTCTGCGCGCGGCGAGCGAGGTGGTCCGCGCGCTCGGCTGA
- a CDS encoding response regulator, translated as MAGALDSQVGEGSVCILVVDDEEQLRRLMGRVLARDGFAVAEASDGAEAVALAASAKPALAIVDQKLPPEGGASVVRALHAAIPALRIVVASGGDLDAALRDDLARIGGSFLRKPFAPRTLAEMVRRVLAGESHPDGLR; from the coding sequence ATGGCCGGCGCACTCGACTCCCAGGTGGGCGAGGGCTCCGTCTGCATCCTCGTCGTCGACGACGAGGAGCAGCTCCGGCGCCTGATGGGGCGCGTGCTCGCGCGCGACGGCTTCGCCGTCGCCGAGGCGAGCGACGGCGCGGAGGCGGTCGCGCTCGCGGCGAGTGCGAAGCCCGCGCTCGCGATCGTCGACCAGAAGCTCCCGCCCGAAGGCGGCGCCTCCGTCGTGCGCGCGCTGCACGCGGCGATCCCCGCGCTGCGCATCGTCGTCGCGAGCGGCGGCGATCTCGACGCCGCGCTGCGCGACGACCTCGCGCGCATCGGCGGCAGCTTCCTGCGCAAGCCGTTCGCGCCCCGTACCCTCGCCGAGATGGTGCGTCGCGTGCTCGCGGGAGAGAGCCACCCCGACGGTCTCCGCTGA
- a CDS encoding Mbeg1-like protein, protein MATIAELARMSLDVYEADSSMSGAWSRVAPFGDSKAGFFAAVFRKGDEWCLAFRGTDDVLHDGLADLQIALGKYPLQFLEAAMAYSSVRTVLQSHSVSRFLLTGHSLGGGLASLVGYRQGVRTVTFNAPGMARAEADRLLADSPIGSVLASVMRDAVSVALDDDDAGARITNIRAVHDPVSIGTGATLGSDLSIGNFCPSPSFSFGGVASLLGQALGQGAAYLMCQHSMQQLYWAIAADPRFHEEL, encoded by the coding sequence ATGGCGACCATCGCGGAGCTCGCGCGAATGAGTCTCGACGTCTACGAGGCGGACTCGTCGATGTCGGGGGCGTGGAGTCGCGTGGCCCCCTTCGGCGACTCGAAGGCCGGATTCTTCGCTGCGGTGTTCCGGAAGGGCGACGAGTGGTGCCTCGCCTTCCGGGGCACGGACGACGTGCTCCACGACGGATTGGCCGACCTCCAGATCGCGCTCGGCAAGTATCCGCTGCAGTTCCTCGAGGCGGCGATGGCGTACTCGAGCGTGCGCACGGTACTCCAGAGTCACTCCGTGTCGCGGTTCCTGCTCACCGGACACTCGCTCGGCGGCGGGCTCGCGAGTCTCGTCGGCTATCGCCAGGGCGTGCGGACGGTCACGTTCAATGCCCCGGGGATGGCGCGCGCGGAGGCCGATCGTCTGCTCGCGGACAGTCCGATCGGGAGCGTTCTCGCGAGCGTGATGCGCGACGCGGTGTCGGTCGCGCTCGACGACGACGATGCCGGCGCGCGGATCACGAACATCCGCGCCGTCCACGATCCCGTTTCGATCGGCACGGGTGCGACGCTGGGAAGCGACCTGTCGATCGGGAACTTCTGTCCGTCTCCGTCGTTCTCGTTCGGTGGGGTCGCCTCGCTCCTCGGCCAGGCGTTGGGGCAGGGCGCCGCCTATCTGATGTGTCAGCACTCCATGCAGCAGCTCTACTGGGCGATCGCGGCCGATCCGCGATTCCACGAGGAGCTATGA
- a CDS encoding PH domain-containing protein, whose product MGMWSGWIGTASELESSSVEEELASFLVPGERIEKAFRVGRDLYVFTSARLVLVDRQGIAGRKALVTSIPYRSITRFSKENAGTLDLDAELRIWTAGQPDPIVKRFRNDASLHDVYRLLSVGALR is encoded by the coding sequence ATGGGCATGTGGAGCGGATGGATCGGGACCGCGAGCGAGCTCGAGTCGTCGTCGGTCGAGGAGGAGCTCGCGTCGTTCCTCGTCCCGGGCGAGCGCATCGAGAAGGCCTTCCGCGTGGGGCGCGACCTCTACGTCTTCACGAGCGCGCGACTCGTGCTCGTCGACCGCCAGGGCATCGCCGGCCGCAAGGCGCTCGTGACGTCGATCCCGTACCGGAGCATCACGCGCTTCTCGAAGGAGAACGCGGGGACGCTCGACCTCGACGCGGAGCTGCGCATCTGGACCGCCGGCCAGCCCGACCCGATCGTGAAGCGCTTCCGCAACGACGCGAGCCTCCACGACGTGTACCGGCTGCTCTCAGTCGGGGCGCTCCGCTGA
- the dinB gene encoding DNA polymerase IV — protein sequence MNAEHPRVVLHADMDAFYASVEQRDDPRLRGRPVIVGGTGARGVVSAASYEARAFGVHSAMPTYRARQLCPHGVFLRGEMARYAAESRRIFDVFREFSPSVEGLSLDEAFLDLTGSERLLGAPGDVGRRLRARVREVTGLAVSVGIGPVKMVAKIASDAAKPDGLVEVRAGDVRAFLDPLPVRRLWGVGATGEQRLHALGLRTVGDVARADARLLERALGAHGVALARLARGDDLREVEPFREAVSYSEENTFARDVASRDVLAATLLAHAEAVARRLRRDGLEARTVVLKWRFGRRRAPGPRGYPLHTRRTTLSAPTDEGLVIAREATRLLDRGALDEPVRLVGVGATNLVARGDGQLGLFEGAERASTERRRRLDRAVDALVDRFGDGAVKRGGEGDAARAGLSLQAKRGERGAPSAERPD from the coding sequence GTGAACGCGGAGCACCCGCGCGTCGTGCTCCACGCCGACATGGACGCGTTCTACGCGTCCGTCGAGCAGCGCGACGACCCGCGCCTGCGCGGCCGCCCGGTGATCGTCGGCGGCACGGGAGCGCGCGGCGTCGTGTCGGCCGCGAGCTACGAGGCGCGCGCCTTCGGCGTGCACTCGGCGATGCCGACCTATCGCGCGCGCCAGCTCTGCCCGCACGGCGTCTTCCTGCGCGGCGAGATGGCTCGTTATGCGGCCGAGAGCCGGCGCATCTTCGACGTGTTCCGCGAGTTCTCGCCGAGCGTCGAGGGGCTCTCGCTCGACGAGGCCTTCCTCGACCTCACGGGCTCGGAGCGGCTGCTCGGCGCGCCGGGCGACGTGGGCCGGCGTCTGCGCGCGCGCGTGCGCGAGGTGACGGGGCTCGCCGTCTCCGTCGGCATCGGCCCCGTGAAGATGGTCGCGAAGATCGCGAGCGACGCGGCGAAGCCCGACGGCCTCGTCGAGGTGCGCGCGGGCGACGTGCGCGCGTTCCTCGACCCGCTCCCCGTGCGCCGGCTGTGGGGAGTCGGGGCGACGGGCGAGCAGCGGCTCCACGCGCTCGGGCTGCGGACCGTCGGCGACGTCGCGCGCGCGGATGCGCGCTTGCTCGAGCGCGCGCTCGGCGCGCACGGCGTCGCGCTCGCGCGGCTCGCGCGCGGCGACGACCTGCGCGAGGTCGAGCCGTTCCGCGAAGCCGTCTCGTACAGCGAGGAGAACACGTTCGCGCGCGACGTCGCGTCGCGCGACGTGCTCGCCGCGACGCTCCTCGCGCACGCCGAGGCCGTCGCGCGGCGCCTCCGCCGCGACGGGCTCGAGGCGCGCACGGTCGTGCTCAAGTGGCGGTTCGGGAGGCGGCGCGCGCCCGGGCCGCGCGGCTACCCGCTGCACACGCGCCGCACGACGCTGTCCGCGCCGACCGACGAGGGCCTCGTGATCGCGCGCGAGGCGACGCGGCTGCTCGACCGCGGCGCGCTCGACGAGCCGGTGCGGCTCGTCGGGGTCGGCGCGACGAACCTGGTGGCGCGCGGCGACGGGCAGCTCGGGCTCTTCGAGGGCGCCGAGCGCGCGTCGACCGAGCGGCGGCGCCGGCTCGACCGGGCCGTCGACGCGCTGGTCGACCGCTTCGGCGACGGCGCGGTGAAGCGGGGCGGCGAGGGCGACGCCGCGCGCGCCGGGCTGTCGCTGCAGGCGAAGCGCGGCGAGCGCGGTGCGCCGTCAGCGGAGCGCCCCGACTGA
- a CDS encoding methyltransferase domain-containing protein, giving the protein MPLATPDPEHRLAFLRGFLKRPKEVGSVIPSSRFLERRIVKSADLASSRVVVELGPGTGGTTRALLRALAPDATLLAIEINPHFARLLREHVRDPRLIVFEGSAADIPSALAKFDLPAPDVILSGIPFSTMPRALGTSILESVRDALAPGGRFVAYQFRDRVEKLGRRVFGRASVQLELLNVPPMHVYRWDKSSD; this is encoded by the coding sequence ATGCCCCTCGCCACCCCCGACCCCGAACACCGACTGGCCTTCCTGCGCGGATTCCTGAAGCGACCGAAGGAGGTCGGGTCGGTGATTCCGAGCTCGCGCTTCCTCGAGCGCCGCATCGTGAAGAGCGCCGACCTCGCGAGCAGCCGCGTCGTCGTCGAGCTCGGCCCCGGAACGGGCGGCACGACGCGCGCGCTGCTCCGCGCCCTCGCCCCCGACGCGACGCTGCTCGCGATCGAGATCAACCCGCACTTCGCGCGGCTGCTGCGCGAGCACGTGCGCGACCCGCGGCTCATCGTGTTCGAGGGCAGCGCGGCCGACATTCCGAGCGCGCTCGCGAAGTTCGACCTTCCCGCGCCCGACGTGATCCTGTCCGGGATCCCGTTCTCGACGATGCCGCGCGCGCTCGGCACGAGCATCCTCGAGAGCGTGCGCGACGCGCTCGCGCCCGGCGGGCGGTTCGTCGCCTATCAGTTCCGCGATCGCGTGGAGAAGCTCGGGCGCCGCGTGTTCGGGCGCGCGAGCGTGCAGCTCGAGCTGCTGAACGTGCCGCCGATGCACGTCTACCGCTGGGACAAGTCGAGCGACTGA
- a CDS encoding RNA-binding protein, which produces MARANEWPGFWSASVKKLYVGNLPWSCTEDELRDLFGSFGSVESVAIITDRETGRSRGFGFVEIEPSEGADKAIEQLDGRDFGGRALRVNEANDKRSGGGGGGGPRGGGGGGRPRW; this is translated from the coding sequence ATGGCTCGCGCCAATGAGTGGCCGGGCTTCTGGAGTGCATCTGTGAAGAAGTTGTACGTTGGGAACCTGCCCTGGAGCTGCACCGAGGACGAGCTCCGGGATCTGTTCGGATCGTTCGGTTCCGTCGAGTCGGTCGCGATCATCACCGACCGCGAGACGGGCCGCTCGCGCGGGTTCGGATTCGTCGAGATCGAGCCTTCGGAAGGCGCGGACAAGGCGATCGAGCAGCTGGATGGTCGCGACTTCGGCGGTCGCGCCCTGCGTGTGAACGAGGCGAACGACAAGCGCAGCGGCGGCGGCGGTGGCGGTGGCCCCCGCGGTGGCGGCGGCGGCGGTCGGCCTCGCTGGTAG
- the tkt gene encoding transketolase, producing the protein MASELSQELRDRAENTIRFLAVDAVQRANSGHPGAPMGLARPAFLLWDKHLRFDPSDPAWPLRDRFVLSAGHASMLQYALLHLFGYDLTLDDIARFRQLGSKTPGHPEYGDTPGVELTTGPLGQGFAHGVGMALAGKLAASQLAGGDVRGPGHHIVYGIVSDGDLMEGIAYEAAALAGHLGLGNLVYLYDDNRITIDGPTSLCWSEDVAARFAAAGWHVQTADGQNVAALDAALEAAKAETERPSIIVMRTTIGYGSPAVAGKSKAHGAPLGPDEVVATKKNLGWPTEGELLVPDDVAAYGRARAAEKKAERAERDAAFRAWAGANPERAEAFEAARARRAPAGLADLLAEGMTGLDEATRNHGKLVLSKLAEHVPYLVGGSADLAGSAAPPVLSGRGVVGPGAGEGHDPFAGHNIHFGIREHAMGAVANGIALDGTFLPYSGTFLIFSDYMRPAIRLAALMGVRSIFVFTHDSIFVGEDGPTHQPIEQLDSLRAIPNLPVWRPADGVETAAAYAWILEQASGPALLSLSRQKVKALERAKGFALADVWKGGYAVVEPKGKPDVVLLATGTEVRLACDAAAKLAAGGLAVRVVSVPCLELFEAQGDAYVEGLVPDDGTPVVAVEAARGESFRRLVGRKGLVYGIDRFGASAPAPALAEHFGFTPDALAARVKELVG; encoded by the coding sequence ATGGCATCCGAACTCTCGCAGGAGCTCCGCGACCGCGCGGAGAACACCATCCGCTTCCTCGCCGTCGACGCCGTGCAGCGCGCGAACAGCGGCCATCCCGGCGCGCCCATGGGCCTCGCGCGGCCGGCCTTCCTGCTCTGGGACAAGCACCTGCGCTTCGATCCGAGCGACCCGGCGTGGCCGCTGCGCGACCGCTTCGTGCTGTCGGCCGGGCACGCGTCGATGCTGCAGTACGCGCTGCTGCACCTGTTCGGCTACGACCTCACGCTCGACGACATCGCCCGCTTCCGGCAGCTCGGCTCGAAGACGCCGGGCCACCCCGAGTACGGCGACACGCCGGGCGTCGAGCTCACGACCGGCCCGCTCGGCCAGGGCTTCGCACACGGCGTCGGCATGGCGCTCGCGGGCAAGCTCGCGGCGTCGCAGCTCGCGGGCGGCGACGTGCGCGGCCCGGGTCACCACATCGTGTACGGCATCGTGTCGGACGGCGACCTGATGGAAGGCATCGCCTACGAAGCGGCCGCGCTCGCCGGCCACCTCGGGCTCGGCAACCTCGTCTACCTCTACGACGACAACCGCATCACGATCGACGGGCCGACGAGCCTGTGCTGGAGCGAGGACGTGGCGGCGCGCTTCGCGGCCGCGGGCTGGCACGTGCAGACGGCCGACGGCCAGAACGTCGCGGCGCTCGACGCCGCGCTCGAGGCGGCCAAGGCCGAGACCGAGCGCCCGTCGATCATCGTGATGCGCACGACGATCGGCTACGGGAGCCCGGCCGTCGCGGGCAAGAGCAAGGCGCACGGCGCGCCGCTCGGCCCGGACGAGGTCGTCGCGACGAAGAAGAACCTCGGATGGCCGACCGAGGGCGAGCTGCTCGTGCCCGACGACGTCGCCGCCTACGGTCGCGCGCGCGCGGCGGAGAAGAAGGCCGAGCGCGCCGAGCGCGACGCGGCGTTCCGCGCGTGGGCGGGCGCGAACCCCGAGCGCGCCGAGGCGTTCGAGGCGGCGCGCGCGCGGCGCGCGCCCGCCGGGCTCGCCGATCTCCTCGCCGAGGGCATGACGGGCCTCGACGAGGCGACGCGCAACCACGGCAAGCTCGTGCTGTCGAAGCTCGCCGAGCACGTGCCGTACCTCGTCGGTGGCTCGGCCGACCTCGCGGGCTCGGCGGCGCCGCCCGTGCTGTCGGGCCGCGGCGTCGTCGGGCCGGGCGCGGGCGAGGGCCACGACCCGTTCGCCGGCCACAACATCCACTTCGGCATCCGCGAGCACGCGATGGGCGCGGTCGCGAACGGCATCGCGCTCGACGGCACGTTCCTTCCGTACTCGGGAACGTTCCTGATCTTCAGCGACTACATGCGGCCGGCCATCCGGCTCGCCGCGCTGATGGGCGTGCGCTCGATCTTCGTGTTCACGCACGACTCGATCTTCGTCGGCGAGGACGGCCCGACGCACCAGCCGATCGAGCAGCTCGACTCGCTGCGCGCGATCCCGAACCTGCCCGTCTGGCGCCCGGCCGACGGTGTCGAGACGGCGGCCGCCTACGCCTGGATCCTCGAGCAGGCGAGCGGCCCCGCGCTGCTCTCGCTCTCGCGCCAGAAGGTGAAGGCGCTCGAGCGCGCGAAGGGCTTCGCGCTCGCCGACGTGTGGAAGGGCGGCTACGCGGTCGTCGAGCCGAAGGGCAAGCCCGACGTCGTGCTGCTCGCGACCGGCACCGAGGTGCGGCTCGCGTGCGACGCCGCGGCGAAGCTCGCCGCGGGCGGTCTCGCCGTGCGCGTCGTGTCGGTGCCGTGCCTCGAGCTCTTCGAGGCGCAGGGCGACGCCTACGTCGAGGGCCTCGTGCCCGACGACGGCACGCCCGTCGTCGCCGTCGAGGCCGCGCGCGGCGAGAGCTTCCGCAGGCTCGTCGGCCGCAAGGGCCTCGTCTACGGCATCGACCGCTTCGGCGCCTCCGCCCCCGCGCCCGCGCTCGCCGAGCACTTCGGCTTCACGCCGGATGCGCTCGCCGCGCGCGTGAAGGAGCTCGTGGGGTAG